A single Paenibacillus sp. FSL R5-0517 DNA region contains:
- a CDS encoding PRD domain-containing protein, translating to MRTLKVIKKVNNNVAIAINEHNEEVFVVGKGVGFLKTPYELTETDLVEKIFVAPKNIRMYDLLNSIPIEDIYLAEEVIKLGSQILNKTFNPNLLLTLSDHISFALTRTKEGIRIKNPLEWEVRTLYPDETRVGEAALKLIQEKTDIALPTAETTLIALHFVNAQVGSGEMSDTTKVTTVTGEILSVIKYALKIDFQEDSIHFMRFATHIRYFILRQMSGKSLKDENESLFLMVKEKFPKELACVEKIADFLKNNYGWTCSDDEKLYLILHIQRLISNEPTE from the coding sequence GTGAGAACATTGAAGGTTATCAAGAAAGTAAACAATAACGTGGCCATTGCTATTAATGAACATAACGAAGAGGTATTTGTTGTAGGTAAGGGTGTAGGATTTCTGAAAACGCCTTATGAGCTGACGGAGACGGACTTGGTGGAAAAAATATTCGTAGCTCCGAAGAACATTCGGATGTATGATCTGCTGAACAGTATTCCAATTGAGGATATTTATCTCGCGGAGGAAGTCATCAAGCTGGGCAGTCAGATCCTGAATAAAACATTTAACCCGAATCTGCTTCTCACCCTGTCTGACCATATCAGTTTTGCATTAACCCGAACCAAAGAAGGCATCCGTATCAAAAATCCGCTGGAATGGGAAGTGCGGACACTCTATCCGGACGAGACCCGGGTGGGGGAGGCTGCGCTGAAGCTGATTCAGGAAAAAACGGATATCGCTCTGCCGACAGCCGAAACAACACTGATTGCTCTGCATTTTGTTAATGCCCAGGTGGGCTCTGGAGAGATGAGTGATACCACCAAGGTAACCACAGTTACGGGCGAGATCCTGTCCGTGATCAAGTATGCGCTCAAAATTGACTTTCAAGAGGATTCCATCCATTTCATGCGTTTTGCCACACATATTCGGTATTTCATTCTGAGGCAGATGAGCGGTAAATCGCTCAAAGACGAGAATGAATCGCTTTTCCTGATGGTGAAGGAGAAGTTTCCGAAGGAACTCGCTTGTGTGGAGAAGATTGCGGATTTCCTGAAAAATAACTATGGCTGGACCTGTTCGGATGATGAAAAATTATATTTGATTTTGCATATTCAACGATTGATCTCAAATGAACCAACGGAATGA
- a CDS encoding beta-glucoside-specific PTS transporter subunit IIABC, protein MNNKELAKNVLDLVGGEQNISGLTHCATRLRFVLKDDHKADLKALDQLEGVLKAQNSGGQIQVVIGARVDAVYSEMKNLTSDHIGELMESADSGPKKRRNPVNVVLETIAGIFTPVLPALVGCGMIKCLATVITAMGYLEGSGFLTIINMIGDCIFYFMPFFLAVSAANRFKTNPYLAVALAAGLMHPTILNAAAQIAETGVNRIDFLGLPILLMKYSSSVIPIILAVWIMSYVYPIVNRVIPKFLQVLLTPMIVLFIMIPVELIVLGPVGSYIGDWLTNGINSLFSTAGVLAGAILGFFKPIMVMFGMHYAIMPIQVQQVATLGATVLLPTALAANLAQAGAAFGVFVLTKSKTMKSAAASSGFTALFGITEPAIYGVTLKYKRPFFAGCLAGGLVGGFYSLVHTTANAISLPGVLAIGTYSSDRYMYVVIGCIAAVVLGFVFTLMAGIKEDAEGAKLKQQTTGGVNSNPTVAATEVTPASASTQTSTSADMLIVSPMTGEIKPISEVEDQAFAQELMGKGIAIVPTDGKVYAPFDGVVEALYRTKHAIGLKAANGVEILIHIGVDTVSLKGKYFTAHIEQGQTIKAGDLLVEFDPEGITTAGYNTITSIVVTNMQQYGDVLTTATSGPIRESEALIKLIP, encoded by the coding sequence ATGAACAACAAAGAATTGGCTAAAAACGTACTTGATCTCGTTGGCGGCGAGCAAAATATATCGGGTCTGACACACTGTGCAACCCGTTTGAGATTTGTACTGAAGGATGATCACAAAGCAGACCTCAAGGCGCTGGATCAGCTCGAAGGCGTGCTTAAGGCACAGAATTCCGGGGGGCAGATTCAGGTTGTCATCGGTGCCAGGGTAGATGCAGTCTACAGTGAAATGAAAAATCTTACCTCTGACCATATTGGCGAACTTATGGAGTCTGCAGATAGTGGACCGAAAAAGAGACGTAACCCCGTCAATGTCGTGCTTGAAACCATTGCAGGTATCTTCACGCCTGTTCTGCCAGCACTCGTTGGTTGCGGGATGATCAAATGTTTAGCCACCGTTATAACTGCCATGGGTTACTTGGAAGGCTCTGGATTCCTAACGATCATTAACATGATCGGGGACTGTATTTTCTACTTCATGCCATTCTTCCTGGCAGTTAGTGCAGCAAACCGTTTCAAAACGAATCCCTATTTGGCGGTAGCTCTCGCTGCGGGACTCATGCATCCAACCATTTTGAACGCTGCGGCTCAGATTGCTGAGACGGGTGTAAACCGTATTGATTTTCTCGGCTTGCCGATTCTGTTGATGAAATATTCCTCTTCCGTCATTCCAATCATTTTGGCGGTATGGATTATGAGTTATGTGTATCCAATCGTCAATCGAGTGATTCCCAAGTTTCTACAGGTCCTGCTTACCCCAATGATTGTTTTGTTCATTATGATTCCAGTGGAACTAATCGTGCTTGGTCCAGTAGGTTCATATATCGGTGACTGGTTGACCAATGGCATTAATTCATTGTTCTCAACCGCAGGTGTCCTTGCTGGTGCGATTCTTGGATTTTTCAAACCGATTATGGTCATGTTCGGTATGCACTATGCCATCATGCCTATTCAGGTTCAACAAGTGGCTACACTGGGTGCAACCGTGCTGTTACCAACGGCACTGGCAGCGAATTTGGCTCAGGCTGGAGCAGCCTTCGGTGTGTTTGTACTGACAAAGAGCAAAACGATGAAATCAGCGGCTGCTTCGAGTGGATTCACCGCGTTGTTCGGGATCACCGAGCCGGCGATCTATGGTGTAACACTCAAATATAAACGTCCTTTTTTCGCAGGTTGTCTTGCAGGTGGATTAGTCGGTGGATTCTACAGCTTGGTGCATACCACAGCGAACGCTATTTCACTTCCAGGTGTATTGGCAATTGGTACGTATTCATCTGATCGTTACATGTATGTTGTTATTGGTTGTATTGCCGCCGTTGTACTCGGTTTTGTCTTCACGCTGATGGCAGGCATCAAGGAAGATGCAGAAGGAGCCAAGTTGAAGCAGCAAACCACTGGTGGAGTAAATAGCAATCCAACCGTTGCTGCCACAGAGGTAACTCCAGCATCCGCATCAACACAGACATCCACATCTGCTGACATGCTTATCGTTAGTCCGATGACAGGGGAGATCAAACCGATCTCTGAAGTGGAAGATCAGGCATTTGCCCAAGAGTTAATGGGTAAAGGTATTGCGATTGTTCCGACAGATGGCAAGGTATATGCTCCATTTGACGGAGTAGTCGAGGCCCTTTATCGTACCAAACATGCCATCGGATTGAAGGCGGCGAATGGTGTCGAGATCCTCATTCATATCGGGGTAGACACCGTCAGCCTCAAAGGCAAATATTTTACCGCCCATATCGAACAGGGACAGACCATCAAGGCTGGCGATTTATTGGTAGAGTTTGATCCAGAGGGCATTACGACAGCAGGTTATAACACCATTACATCCATTGTGGTGACCAACATGCAACAGTATGGGGACGTGCTGACTACAGCGACCAG